The sequence below is a genomic window from Haematobia irritans isolate KBUSLIRL chromosome 3, ASM5000362v1, whole genome shotgun sequence.
atcttcattgtttgtgtttatgcttcttcttatttcttcatgttgttaacataattgttcgtgcagtgtgagggtaaaacttgaacgaacacacaacaaataggcgaACCCCTGTCGTattgtttatccgaccgtctaaggtccgcttaacTTACGAAAGTTGCACGCAATTACCTAGTATATTTAAGTCAATAACTTTTACACATGATCCAATTGAATatagtaattgatgtgttgtgaattTAATTATCAAAGTACTTGGAAATTTCAGACTGGTTTTTGTTCAAACaattattttcgtaattgacttaataaaaagcgtatttgatttattttttcatttaagaTGATTTCGTGCATAGTGTGAACGtagtattaaaaacaaaaatatttatggagttttcttttctgaaaaaatgctTTGCGTTCATTTTGTCTGCACAGAGTGTACATTTCTAAAATGCTACCAATTTAATGGTCGGAAAAAAATTCAGAGGAGCAAACAAGTCGAACGTTAAATAAAATAGGGATAAAGACATTGAAATTATTCGAATTTATTAAATTCAAGTCACCACCAGCAAAATGCAACTCTACTTTTCAGAGCGATCGCAGCAAGCACTCtcgtataattttcacaaacagAATTCAATAGCTTTTCAGTTGCTGCCTTTTTTACAACAAAACACATTAAAATGTCATATTCCGGGCAAAATGTGAAAAACTGTACATAGTTTACAAGAAAACAAAACGCCATAAGTTTTTGTAGATGTCGTACTACCTGTATTATTCCATCAAAATTAAACCCAATATCAATGAcaataacttttttctttcaCAGCTTGATAAACGCAAAACAAATATAACTGCTGGATTTTTCCGGAGAACTGCTGAAAGAGATGCAATAGCAACACCAACCTATGTTACATTTAATTTACCAGTGGTTGCCGTAATACTTCGTCGACAGAACGAATATCAATCGTTGGAAATATTGGCATTTCCCTTTGACACAACCAGTTGGATTCTCTTAATAGTAAGCTCTTTAGTTCTTATGCTTATCAACAAGTTCCAACGAAAACCACTTCGATCGTATGTATGCAGTTGGCAAATTGTTGAAGCTCTTCTGGGTGTGCCCTCGTTTCGTATGCCAGAACGCTTATCACTGAGAACAACTCTCATGATATGGATTCTATCCACACTGATACTACGTTCCGTCTACCAgtctttgttattttatttatttcgtacACAATTCTATCGTGAAccaccaaaatctttggaggaTTTGGCAAAATTAGGCTATAAGGCTATATGCACCATTCGTTCTGAACCCATTTTAGATTATATACCCGAGTTCATGGATAAATCAATACCACTGAAAGTCCTTAATACCACCGATGAGATGGAACCTTTAAGATATTTAGAAAATAATGCTGATAAGAATATAGTTGCTATATCTGTGGCAGACATTGTCTATTACTAtgttcagaaaaaaattaatgccgaaaatgtttttcttatacTCAATTTTGAAATTAACGATCAACAAATTAGTTTTTATGTTCCAAAGCATTCATATCTCATAGAAAGTTTCAACaaatatattttgatttttcatcAGACCGGATTTTTGGAGTATTGGCGAAAAATGTCACTTGAGAAATATCGTGTATTTATTGGTTCCGATAGTACAGAATATGAGAATGAGTTATTAATTGATATGAAACAATTTATGGGTTTcatatttattgttttaattatgcatTAATTTGcaataattgtttttatattggAATTGTTATCAAAAAAATACAGCATTATAAGGAAGTTTTTATAAAGGataaatcattaaaattaaaaaaataacttagTATAATTgacggtcattttcatgtagctccgtgagGCTTTAATTGCCAGTTATGCAGATTATAAGTTCATCCGGAAGACAGCGCtcatgtcgaacatatcccatatattggccacattataagttatgtCCGAAAGAATAATCGATaccgctgcatgtttatgggatcgataacacatttaccgattatttagtcatcgccgacaattcgtatcggttgggcacactgtaagattctttacagacacagacattccgtccggaaagaACGCAATTAACAATTTCTCTAATACTGAACTAATTCTTTGAAAACATGAAAGCATTTTGAATATACGTACGCTTGTGTTTATTGTGATCCTT
It includes:
- the LOC142229337 gene encoding uncharacterized protein LOC142229337; protein product: MNHTLFTSDPPRFDKIPQTEDIDFFVTNALRYLIQHVLKNIANSFVVTISTTFPRPELWFHDVMAKLFATWGFMAVQIVVHDSKNAETEVPGRRFCNMIMVDSYETLRRTNISKHNSPFDSEEYYIIFLQIRDSWMAMERELILEYCLSNYWLHCNLMIQNSDGEVLIYTYFPFQENNCYGTEPVLINQFDGERYINDVMFPNKLDNLHGCPLKLSTWEVPPFIVYQPNDTDSLSGLEMYILHLLRDDLNFTMVAENVADVTTLEADHIEAFDLLDKRKTNITAGFFRRTAERDAIATPTYVTFNLPVVAVILRRQNEYQSLEILAFPFDTTSWILLIVSSLVLMLINKFQRKPLRSYVCSWQIVEALLGVPSFRMPERLSLRTTLMIWILSTLILRSVYQSLLFYLFRTQFYREPPKSLEDLAKLGYKAICTIRSEPILDYIPEFMDKSIPLKVLNTTDEMEPLRYLENNADKNIVAISVADIVYYYVQKKINAENVFLILNFEINDQQISFYVPKHSYLIESFNKYILIFHQTGFLEYWRKMSLEKYRVFIGSDSTEYENELLIDMKQFMGFIFIVLIMH